The genomic segment CAGGGAGCTCGAAGCAAGCGGCGTTCCGCTCGCGGACTCCGCCGCGGACGCGGTGAAGCTCGCGCTGGGGATAGAATTCTGAAGGACGTAAAAACGAGGTGTTACGATGCTCGAACTGAAAAATATAACCTACGAGGTCTCCGAAAACGGAGCCGTGAAAAGGATACTTGACGACGTTTCGCTGACGGTGGAGAGCCGTCGCTTCGTCGTCATCACCGGCCCGAACGGCGGCGGCAAATCCACCCTCGCGAAGATAATCATGGGCGTCGAAAAGCCGACCTCCGGCCGTATCTTCTTCGACGGCGCGGACATTACCGGCCTGGATATCACCGAGCGCGCTAAGCTCGGCATCAGCTTCGCGTTCCAGCAGCCGGTGCGCTTCAAGGGTATACAGGTCAAGGACCTGCTTCGCATGGCGTCCGGCAGGGAGCTGAGCATATCCGAGGCGTGCGAATACCTCTCCGAGGTCGGTCTCTGCGCGCGCGACTACGTCGACAGGGAGATAAACGCCTCCCTCTCCGGCGGCGAGCTGAAGCGCATCGAGATCGCGACTCTGCTCGCGCGCAACACGCGCCTGAGCGTCTTCGACGAGCCGGAGGCGGGCATCGACCTCTGGAGCTTCCAGAACCTCATACGCATCTTCGAGAAGATGCGCGCCGGGATAAAAGACAGCTCCATCGTCATAATCTCGCATCAGGAGCGCATCCTTCAGATCGCGGACGAGATAATCGTCATCGCGGACGGGAAGCTCTCCCGCCGCGGCGGAACGGAGCTTCTGACGGAGCTGACCGGCGCTTCCGCGCCGGAATCCGCCTGCGAGAAGCTGCAGTAGGGAGGGGACCGGAATGGTAAAG from the Clostridia bacterium genome contains:
- a CDS encoding ATP-binding cassette domain-containing protein: MLELKNITYEVSENGAVKRILDDVSLTVESRRFVVITGPNGGGKSTLAKIIMGVEKPTSGRIFFDGADITGLDITERAKLGISFAFQQPVRFKGIQVKDLLRMASGRELSISEACEYLSEVGLCARDYVDREINASLSGGELKRIEIATLLARNTRLSVFDEPEAGIDLWSFQNLIRIFEKMRAGIKDSSIVIISHQERILQIADEIIVIADGKLSRRGGTELLTELTGASAPESACEKLQ